The following proteins come from a genomic window of Meles meles chromosome 1, mMelMel3.1 paternal haplotype, whole genome shotgun sequence:
- the HIPK1 gene encoding homeodomain-interacting protein kinase 1 isoform X4, with protein MFLDRAATTNIIPTAKPSQPHKGKPTPLTRAPEIILGLPFCEAIDMWSLGCVIAELFLGWPLYPGASEYDQIRYISQTQGLPAEYLLSAGTKTTRFFNRDPNLGYPLWRLKTPEEHELETGIKSKEARKYIFNCLDDMAQVNMSTDLEGTDMLAEKADRREYIDLLKKMLTIDADKRITPLKTLNHQFVTMTHLLDFPHSNHVKSCFQNMEICKRRVHMYDTVSQIKSPFTTHVAPNTSTNLTMSFSNQLNTVHNQASVLASSSTAAAATLSLANSDVSLLNYQSALYPSSAAPVPGVAQQGVSLQPGTTQICTQTDPFQQTFIVCPPAFQTGLQATTKHSGFPVRMDNAVPIVPQAPAAQPLQIQSGVLTQGSCTPLMVATLHPQVATIAPQYAVPFTLSCAAGRPALVEQTAAVLQAWPGGTQQILLPSTWQQLPGVALHNSVQPTAVIPEAMGSGQQLTDWRNAHSHGNQYSTIMQQPSLLTNHVTLATAQPLNVGVAHVVRQPQSSSLPSKKNKQSAPVSSKSSLDVLPSQVYSLVGSSPLRTTSSYNSLVPVPDQHQPIIIPDTPSPPVSVITIRSDTDEEEDNKYKPNSSGLKARSNVISYVTVNDSPDSDSSLSSPYSTDTLSVLRGNSGSLVEGPGRVAGDGAGTRTIIVPPLKTQLGDCTVAAPASGLVSSKTKPVASVSGQSSGCCITPTGYRAPRGGTSAAQPLNLSQNQQSSSAPTSQERSSNPAPRRQQAFVAPLSQAPYAFQHGSPLHSTGHPHLAPAPAHLPSQPHLYTYAAPTSAAALGSTSSIAHLFSPQGSSRHAAAYSTHPSTLVHQVPVSVGPSLLTSASVAPAQYQHQFATQSYIGSSRGSTIYTGYPLSPTKISQYSYL; from the exons ATGTTTCTGGACAGAGCAGCAACGACAAATATTATACCCACAGCAAAACCCTCCCAGCCACACAAGGGCAAGCCAACTCCTCTCACCAG aGCCCCTGAAATTATTCTTGGATTACCATTTTGTGAAGCTATTGATATGTGGTCATTGGGCTGTGTGATAGCTGAGCTGTTCCTGGGATGGCCTCTTTATCCTGGTGCTTCAGAATATGATCAG ATTCGTTACATTTCACAAACACAAGGCCTGCCCGCCGAATATCTTCTCAGTGCTGGGACAAAAACAACGAGGTTTTTCAACAGAGATCCTAATTTGGGGTATCCGCTGTGGAGGCTTAAG ACACCGGAAGAACATGAATTGGAGACTGGAATCAAATCAAAAGAAGCTCgaaagtacatttttaactgTTTAGATGACATGGCTCAG GTAAATATGTCCACAGACTTGGAGGGAACAGATATGTTGGCAGAGAAGGCGGATCGAAGAGAATAtattgatctgttaaaaaaaatgctaacaatTGATGCAGATAAGAGAATTACTCCTCTGAAAACGCTTAACCATCAGTTTGTGACAATGACCCACCTTCTGGATTTTCCACATAGCAATCA tgttaaGTCCTGTTTTCAGAACATGGAGATCTGCAAGCGGAGGGTTCACATGTATGATACAGTGAGTCAGATCAAGAGTCCCTTCACTACTCACGTTGCCCCAAATACAAGCACAAATCTAACCATGAGCTTCAGCAACCAGCTTAACACAGTGCACAATCAG GCCAGTGTTCTAGCTTCCAGTTCTACTGCAGCAGCTGCTACTCTTTCCCTGGCTAATTCAGATGTCTCATTGCTAAACTACCAGTCGGCTTTGTACCCATCGTCTGCAGCACCAGTTCCTGGAGTTGCCCAACAGGGCGTGTCCTTGCAGCCTGGAACCACACAAATTTGCACTCAGACAGATCCGTTCCAACAAACATTTATAGTATGTCCACCTGCTTTTCAGA CTGGACtacaagcaacaacaaaacactctGGATTCCCTGTGAGGATGGATAACGCCGTGCCGATTGTACCCCAGGCGCCGGCTGCACAGCCACTGCAGATCCAGTCAGGAGTGCTGACGCAG GGAAGCTGTACACCACTAATGGTAGCAACTCTCCACCCTCAAGTAGCCACCATCGCACCGCAGTATGCGGTGCCCTTTACTCTGAGCTGCGCAGCCGGCCGGCCGGCGCTGGTTGAACAGACTGCCGCTGTACTG CAGGCTTGGCCTGGAGGAACCCAACAAATTCTCCTGCCTTCAACTTGGCAACAGTTGCCTGGGGTAGCTCTGCACAACTCTGTCCAGCCCACAGCAGTGATTCCAGAGGCCATGGGCAGTGGCCAGCAGCTCACAGACTGGAG GAATGCCCACTCTCATGGCAACCAGTACAGCACTATCATGCAGCAGCCCTCCTTGCTGACTAACCACGTGACGCTGGCCACTGCTCAGCCCCTGAATGTTGGTGTTGCCCATGTTGTCAGACAACCACAATCCAGTTCTCTCCCTTCTAAGAAGAATAAGCAGTCTGCTCCAGTCTCTTCTAA GTCTTCTCTGGATGTTCTGCCTTCTCAAGTCTATTCTCTGGTTGGGAGCAGTCCTCTccgtaccacatcttcttataaTTCCCTAGTCCCTGTCCCAGATCAGCATCAGCCAATCATCATTCCAGATACTCCCAGCCCTCCTGTGAGTGTCATCACCATCCGCAGTGACACCGATGAGGAAGAGGACAACAAGTATAAGCCCAATAG CTCTGGCCTGAAAGCAAGGTCTAACGTCATCAGTTATGTCACTGTCAATGATTCTCCAGACTCTGACTCTTCCTTGAGCAGCCCATATTCCACTGATACCCTGAGTGTTCTCCGGGGCAACAGTGGATCCCTGGTGGAGGGGCCCGGCAGAGTCGCGGGGGATGGCGCTGGCACCCGCACCATCATTGTGCCTCCACTGAAAACTCAGCTCGGTGACTGCACTGTGGCAGCCCCGGCCTCAG GTCTCGTGAGCAGTAAGACCAAGCCAGTGGCCTCAGTGAGTGGGCAGTCATCTGGATGCTGCATCACCCCCACAGGGTATCGAGCTCCACGCGGGGGGACCAGTGCAGCACAGCCACTCAACCTTAGCCAG aaCCAGCAGTCATCGTCAGCTCCAACCTCGCAGGAGAGAAGCAGCAACCCTGCCCCCCGCAGGCAGCAGGCGTTTGTGGCCCCGCTCTCCCAGGCCCCCTACGCCTTCCAGCATGGCAGCCCACTACACTCGACGGGGCACCCACAcctggccccagcccctgctcaccTGCCGAGCCAGCCTCACCTGTATACGTATGCTGCCCCCACCTCTGCTGCTGCACTGGGCTCCACCAGCTCCATTGCTCATCTCTTCTCCCCCCAGGGCTCCTCAAGGCATGCTGCAGCCTATAGCACTCACCCTAGCACTCTGGTGCACCAGGTCCCTGTCAGCGTTGGGCCCAGCCTTCTCACTTCTGCCAGTGTGGCCCCTGCTCAGTACCAACACCAGTTTGCCACCCAGTCCTACATTGGGTCTTCCCGAGGCTCAACAATTTACACTGGATACCCACTGAGTCCGACAAAGATCAGCCAGTATTCCTATTTGTAG
- the HIPK1 gene encoding homeodomain-interacting protein kinase 1 isoform X5, which translates to MPGKDRLKAPEIILGLPFCEAIDMWSLGCVIAELFLGWPLYPGASEYDQIRYISQTQGLPAEYLLSAGTKTTRFFNRDPNLGYPLWRLKTPEEHELETGIKSKEARKYIFNCLDDMAQVNMSTDLEGTDMLAEKADRREYIDLLKKMLTIDADKRITPLKTLNHQFVTMTHLLDFPHSNHVKSCFQNMEICKRRVHMYDTVSQIKSPFTTHVAPNTSTNLTMSFSNQLNTVHNQASVLASSSTAAAATLSLANSDVSLLNYQSALYPSSAAPVPGVAQQGVSLQPGTTQICTQTDPFQQTFIVCPPAFQTGLQATTKHSGFPVRMDNAVPIVPQAPAAQPLQIQSGVLTQGSCTPLMVATLHPQVATIAPQYAVPFTLSCAAGRPALVEQTAAVLQAWPGGTQQILLPSTWQQLPGVALHNSVQPTAVIPEAMGSGQQLTDWRNAHSHGNQYSTIMQQPSLLTNHVTLATAQPLNVGVAHVVRQPQSSSLPSKKNKQSAPVSSKSSLDVLPSQVYSLVGSSPLRTTSSYNSLVPVPDQHQPIIIPDTPSPPVSVITIRSDTDEEEDNKYKPNSSGLKARSNVISYVTVNDSPDSDSSLSSPYSTDTLSVLRGNSGSLVEGPGRVAGDGAGTRTIIVPPLKTQLGDCTVAAPASGLVSSKTKPVASVSGQSSGCCITPTGYRAPRGGTSAAQPLNLSQNQQSSSAPTSQERSSNPAPRRQQAFVAPLSQAPYAFQHGSPLHSTGHPHLAPAPAHLPSQPHLYTYAAPTSAAALGSTSSIAHLFSPQGSSRHAAAYSTHPSTLVHQVPVSVGPSLLTSASVAPAQYQHQFATQSYIGSSRGSTIYTGYPLSPTKISQYSYL; encoded by the exons ATGCCAGGCAAGGACAGATTGAA aGCCCCTGAAATTATTCTTGGATTACCATTTTGTGAAGCTATTGATATGTGGTCATTGGGCTGTGTGATAGCTGAGCTGTTCCTGGGATGGCCTCTTTATCCTGGTGCTTCAGAATATGATCAG ATTCGTTACATTTCACAAACACAAGGCCTGCCCGCCGAATATCTTCTCAGTGCTGGGACAAAAACAACGAGGTTTTTCAACAGAGATCCTAATTTGGGGTATCCGCTGTGGAGGCTTAAG ACACCGGAAGAACATGAATTGGAGACTGGAATCAAATCAAAAGAAGCTCgaaagtacatttttaactgTTTAGATGACATGGCTCAG GTAAATATGTCCACAGACTTGGAGGGAACAGATATGTTGGCAGAGAAGGCGGATCGAAGAGAATAtattgatctgttaaaaaaaatgctaacaatTGATGCAGATAAGAGAATTACTCCTCTGAAAACGCTTAACCATCAGTTTGTGACAATGACCCACCTTCTGGATTTTCCACATAGCAATCA tgttaaGTCCTGTTTTCAGAACATGGAGATCTGCAAGCGGAGGGTTCACATGTATGATACAGTGAGTCAGATCAAGAGTCCCTTCACTACTCACGTTGCCCCAAATACAAGCACAAATCTAACCATGAGCTTCAGCAACCAGCTTAACACAGTGCACAATCAG GCCAGTGTTCTAGCTTCCAGTTCTACTGCAGCAGCTGCTACTCTTTCCCTGGCTAATTCAGATGTCTCATTGCTAAACTACCAGTCGGCTTTGTACCCATCGTCTGCAGCACCAGTTCCTGGAGTTGCCCAACAGGGCGTGTCCTTGCAGCCTGGAACCACACAAATTTGCACTCAGACAGATCCGTTCCAACAAACATTTATAGTATGTCCACCTGCTTTTCAGA CTGGACtacaagcaacaacaaaacactctGGATTCCCTGTGAGGATGGATAACGCCGTGCCGATTGTACCCCAGGCGCCGGCTGCACAGCCACTGCAGATCCAGTCAGGAGTGCTGACGCAG GGAAGCTGTACACCACTAATGGTAGCAACTCTCCACCCTCAAGTAGCCACCATCGCACCGCAGTATGCGGTGCCCTTTACTCTGAGCTGCGCAGCCGGCCGGCCGGCGCTGGTTGAACAGACTGCCGCTGTACTG CAGGCTTGGCCTGGAGGAACCCAACAAATTCTCCTGCCTTCAACTTGGCAACAGTTGCCTGGGGTAGCTCTGCACAACTCTGTCCAGCCCACAGCAGTGATTCCAGAGGCCATGGGCAGTGGCCAGCAGCTCACAGACTGGAG GAATGCCCACTCTCATGGCAACCAGTACAGCACTATCATGCAGCAGCCCTCCTTGCTGACTAACCACGTGACGCTGGCCACTGCTCAGCCCCTGAATGTTGGTGTTGCCCATGTTGTCAGACAACCACAATCCAGTTCTCTCCCTTCTAAGAAGAATAAGCAGTCTGCTCCAGTCTCTTCTAA GTCTTCTCTGGATGTTCTGCCTTCTCAAGTCTATTCTCTGGTTGGGAGCAGTCCTCTccgtaccacatcttcttataaTTCCCTAGTCCCTGTCCCAGATCAGCATCAGCCAATCATCATTCCAGATACTCCCAGCCCTCCTGTGAGTGTCATCACCATCCGCAGTGACACCGATGAGGAAGAGGACAACAAGTATAAGCCCAATAG CTCTGGCCTGAAAGCAAGGTCTAACGTCATCAGTTATGTCACTGTCAATGATTCTCCAGACTCTGACTCTTCCTTGAGCAGCCCATATTCCACTGATACCCTGAGTGTTCTCCGGGGCAACAGTGGATCCCTGGTGGAGGGGCCCGGCAGAGTCGCGGGGGATGGCGCTGGCACCCGCACCATCATTGTGCCTCCACTGAAAACTCAGCTCGGTGACTGCACTGTGGCAGCCCCGGCCTCAG GTCTCGTGAGCAGTAAGACCAAGCCAGTGGCCTCAGTGAGTGGGCAGTCATCTGGATGCTGCATCACCCCCACAGGGTATCGAGCTCCACGCGGGGGGACCAGTGCAGCACAGCCACTCAACCTTAGCCAG aaCCAGCAGTCATCGTCAGCTCCAACCTCGCAGGAGAGAAGCAGCAACCCTGCCCCCCGCAGGCAGCAGGCGTTTGTGGCCCCGCTCTCCCAGGCCCCCTACGCCTTCCAGCATGGCAGCCCACTACACTCGACGGGGCACCCACAcctggccccagcccctgctcaccTGCCGAGCCAGCCTCACCTGTATACGTATGCTGCCCCCACCTCTGCTGCTGCACTGGGCTCCACCAGCTCCATTGCTCATCTCTTCTCCCCCCAGGGCTCCTCAAGGCATGCTGCAGCCTATAGCACTCACCCTAGCACTCTGGTGCACCAGGTCCCTGTCAGCGTTGGGCCCAGCCTTCTCACTTCTGCCAGTGTGGCCCCTGCTCAGTACCAACACCAGTTTGCCACCCAGTCCTACATTGGGTCTTCCCGAGGCTCAACAATTTACACTGGATACCCACTGAGTCCGACAAAGATCAGCCAGTATTCCTATTTGTAG